A single genomic interval of Fructobacillus americanaquae harbors:
- the coaBC gene encoding bifunctional phosphopantothenoylcysteine decarboxylase/phosphopantothenate--cysteine ligase CoaBC, whose product MTFYQDKNVLLAVTGGVAAYKAAELTRLLIKAKANVKVVMTDAAQEFIPAKTLAVLSTHPVLTDASWQGAGSEVDHVRLAKWADLIVLAPLTANTLAKLALGLADNALTATIMASTARKIAVPAMNDAMWSNPAVQRNVDQLKKDDFDFIGPTSGFLAEGYEAKGRMVEPAEIVTAITDLAWDGFQDAIFEEKPLVGKKIVVTAGGTREPIDPVRYLTNKSSGKMGYALAEAARAAGATVTLVAATSRPVNPAIRVNLVGDTREMLAAVQKEMAVADVYIGAAAVSDFRVAEVSEHKVKKRGDEHMILDLVQNPDILKTVGEAKKPGQVVVGFAAETENLIENAQAKLVKKHADLIVANNVLEAGAGFNKDTNKVTLVTADQDPIRVAAKLKTEVAEDIIALVADLLTS is encoded by the coding sequence ATGACATTCTACCAAGATAAAAACGTCCTCTTAGCTGTAACGGGTGGCGTAGCGGCCTATAAGGCGGCTGAATTAACGCGACTGTTGATCAAGGCCAAAGCGAATGTCAAGGTGGTGATGACGGATGCGGCTCAAGAGTTTATACCAGCCAAAACGTTGGCGGTACTGTCGACGCACCCCGTTTTGACCGATGCGAGTTGGCAGGGAGCTGGCAGTGAGGTTGACCATGTTCGATTAGCAAAGTGGGCTGATTTGATTGTGCTGGCGCCTTTGACAGCTAATACCTTGGCTAAATTGGCCTTGGGACTCGCCGACAACGCCTTAACGGCCACGATTATGGCCAGCACCGCGCGCAAGATTGCTGTACCGGCAATGAACGATGCCATGTGGAGTAATCCTGCAGTGCAGCGGAATGTTGACCAGCTGAAGAAAGATGACTTTGACTTTATTGGACCGACTAGTGGTTTTTTGGCTGAAGGTTATGAAGCCAAAGGCAGGATGGTTGAACCAGCTGAAATTGTGACGGCGATTACTGATTTAGCCTGGGATGGCTTTCAGGATGCTATTTTCGAGGAAAAGCCTTTAGTGGGTAAAAAGATTGTGGTTACTGCTGGTGGCACGCGTGAGCCAATCGATCCAGTGCGCTATTTGACGAATAAGTCTTCCGGTAAAATGGGTTATGCTTTAGCCGAAGCTGCCCGAGCAGCTGGTGCGACTGTCACGTTGGTGGCGGCAACCTCGCGACCGGTGAATCCAGCCATTCGAGTTAATTTAGTTGGTGACACGAGAGAGATGTTGGCAGCCGTTCAAAAAGAAATGGCGGTAGCTGATGTATACATTGGCGCGGCGGCGGTATCTGATTTTCGGGTGGCTGAAGTATCCGAACACAAGGTTAAAAAACGTGGCGATGAGCACATGATTTTAGATTTGGTACAAAATCCCGACATCTTAAAGACCGTGGGTGAGGCGAAAAAGCCGGGACAGGTAGTGGTTGGCTTTGCGGCCGAAACCGAAAATCTGATCGAAAATGCCCAGGCTAAATTAGTCAAAAAACATGCCGATTTGATTGTGGCGAATAATGTTTTAGAGGCCGGTGCCGGTTTTAACAAGGATACGAACAAGGTGACCTTGGTCACCGCCGACCAAGACCCCATCCGGGTGGCGGCTAAATTGAAAACAGAAGTTGCTGAAGACATTATCGCCCTGGTGGCTGATTTACTAACATCTTGA
- a CDS encoding non-canonical purine NTP pyrophosphatase, translated as MDFVFASNNSAKTKEMAVLAQAMGHSVTDYRDILKKELAFPEETTDSQLENAQAKASFIHQYLPNDWILADDTGLYLQAFPDRFGVTSSREFKSLQVIGQEAEINYILDLYDQGQERSAYLLAILCACSPIGQLYTGTGKGGVKIATEPRGGELIGGLDDIMEAENGLTLSEMALPELVTYHDRSRALAQVLQEIKATKGPNSF; from the coding sequence ATGGACTTTGTATTTGCTTCAAATAATTCTGCTAAGACGAAAGAAATGGCTGTTTTGGCTCAAGCAATGGGTCATAGCGTGACTGATTATCGAGATATCTTGAAAAAGGAATTGGCTTTTCCAGAGGAAACGACCGATTCGCAGCTAGAAAATGCCCAGGCCAAAGCTTCTTTTATTCACCAGTATTTGCCAAATGATTGGATTTTGGCCGATGATACCGGCCTTTACCTCCAGGCCTTTCCTGACCGTTTTGGTGTAACTTCTTCACGAGAATTTAAGAGCTTGCAGGTTATTGGTCAGGAAGCCGAGATTAATTATATCTTAGATCTTTATGACCAAGGTCAGGAGCGGTCGGCTTACCTTTTGGCGATTCTTTGCGCCTGTAGTCCGATTGGCCAATTGTATACTGGTACCGGCAAGGGTGGCGTTAAAATTGCCACGGAACCACGTGGTGGGGAATTAATTGGTGGACTGGATGATATTATGGAGGCCGAGAATGGTCTGACTTTGTCTGAAATGGCCCTGCCCGAATTAGTTACTTATCACGACCGTTCCCGTGCACTGGCTCAGGTTTTACAGGAAATTAAAGCGACAAAGGGACCAAATTCTTTTTAA
- a CDS encoding YutD-like domain-containing protein: MNHESLKERTITQQAEREKEFQVSVFGDEITIDGLKLTLQENFKDAFDASKLAIRYTPLLKQYDYIVGDISADQLRLRGFYQDDREVTADQKISALADYLYEYVNFGAPYFVLSNATHSFRPVKVHDFLADWEAANPKKPVRKPSRSKKPVTSRKPAKVTNGRNQRPSNRGGQNGEQRQNETGSAKRGSSGNSSKRKNHQHRFKKIEQKTNKTVQELSNQKPGREADSPVSAKKGTLANNRRRNQQQKANQDGGPGQKRQGMKGGQGSGQRQKSRTQHQNENRQDGSNQKNTRQGHGTKTSQAGKNTKQGQMKQGNNASTNSQKQPATSQQGKDHQSRAKSATNKRSFTIKERQ, translated from the coding sequence ATGAACCACGAAAGTCTTAAAGAACGGACAATTACCCAACAAGCTGAGCGTGAAAAAGAATTTCAGGTCAGTGTTTTTGGGGATGAAATTACCATTGATGGGTTGAAGTTGACTTTGCAGGAAAATTTCAAGGATGCCTTTGATGCCAGTAAATTAGCGATTCGCTATACACCGCTTTTAAAGCAGTATGACTACATTGTTGGTGACATTTCGGCAGACCAATTGCGATTGCGCGGCTTTTATCAAGATGACCGCGAAGTGACTGCCGACCAAAAAATTAGTGCTTTGGCTGATTATCTTTATGAATATGTAAATTTTGGTGCGCCTTACTTCGTCTTATCGAATGCAACTCATTCTTTCCGACCAGTTAAGGTTCATGATTTCTTAGCCGATTGGGAAGCTGCTAACCCTAAGAAACCAGTGCGTAAACCGTCGAGGTCGAAGAAACCTGTTACTAGCCGTAAACCAGCCAAGGTGACGAACGGCCGTAATCAACGCCCAAGCAACAGGGGTGGACAAAATGGTGAGCAAAGACAGAATGAAACTGGATCAGCGAAGCGCGGTTCGAGTGGAAATAGCTCCAAGCGAAAGAATCACCAACATCGTTTCAAAAAAATTGAGCAAAAGACAAATAAGACGGTTCAGGAATTATCCAATCAGAAGCCGGGAAGAGAAGCTGATAGTCCAGTCTCTGCAAAGAAGGGTACACTAGCTAATAATCGTCGCCGAAATCAGCAGCAAAAGGCTAACCAGGATGGCGGCCCAGGGCAAAAACGTCAAGGAATGAAGGGTGGTCAAGGAAGCGGTCAACGTCAAAAGTCGAGGACGCAACATCAAAACGAAAACCGTCAGGATGGATCAAACCAGAAAAATACTCGCCAGGGTCACGGAACTAAGACGAGCCAGGCTGGTAAGAATACAAAACAGGGACAGATGAAACAGGGAAATAACGCTTCGACAAATTCGCAAAAGCAACCTGCTACTTCGCAACAGGGAAAGGATCACCAATCTCGAGCAAAGTCAGCCACTAACAAACGTTCCTTTACAATCAAGGAAAGACAATGA
- the murE gene encoding UDP-N-acetylmuramyl-tripeptide synthetase, which produces MRLTRQDVTKILQKHDLLVSEPTDDLVFDHLHYDTRQVQDQTLFVVKGAFKAKYLDGVAGVTALVADHDLGIDLPQWLVTDSQKALSVLAMAYFDYPQDHLWIGAFTGTKGKTTAAYFAYTMLKEATKGKTALFSTVDRIVGPKPADKKKSDLTTPESFELFKDMRRAVDNGMTHLVMEVSSQAYLRNRVYGLRFNVGAFLNISPDHIGPNEHPTFADYLAHKEMLLDHSDHVILNAEMDHYQEIFTRAASRHDRVLTYGRTKMTPVNDQQPLVTFTSQESALHESHFTVAAGPMVPDLQVISGGYRLNLPGDFNEENAVAALMMVGLAGTDHGSMVKGLDEVTIPGRMLSLKLPGHGVAFVDYAHNYVSLLSLLAFAKAQSPDGQVIVVLGAPGNKGVSRRADFAKVLSQKADQVFLTADDPQYENPLTIAKTIADGIKNDHVRVHFEMDRITAIHRAIDLSGENDLVVVAGKGEDPYQKVGGVDTPYIGDYAAVKECQRALLSGQKLLVED; this is translated from the coding sequence ATGCGATTAACTAGACAAGATGTGACAAAAATTTTACAAAAACACGACTTACTCGTCAGCGAACCCACTGATGATTTAGTCTTTGACCACCTCCACTATGACACTCGTCAGGTCCAGGATCAGACGCTCTTTGTTGTGAAAGGGGCCTTTAAGGCAAAATACCTTGATGGGGTTGCCGGCGTGACGGCCTTGGTAGCCGACCATGATTTGGGGATTGATTTACCTCAATGGTTGGTGACTGATAGCCAAAAGGCTTTATCAGTGTTGGCGATGGCTTACTTTGATTACCCACAAGACCATCTTTGGATTGGAGCCTTCACGGGAACCAAAGGGAAGACAACGGCTGCCTACTTTGCCTATACGATGCTCAAGGAGGCAACTAAGGGGAAGACGGCACTGTTTTCGACGGTCGATCGAATTGTTGGTCCAAAACCGGCGGATAAGAAAAAATCAGATTTGACCACGCCCGAATCCTTTGAACTCTTTAAAGATATGCGTCGAGCGGTGGATAATGGTATGACCCACTTGGTCATGGAAGTCTCCTCGCAGGCATACTTGCGCAACCGCGTTTACGGTTTACGTTTTAACGTGGGGGCCTTTTTAAATATTTCACCGGATCATATCGGACCAAATGAGCACCCAACCTTTGCCGACTATTTGGCCCATAAGGAAATGCTGTTGGATCACTCTGACCATGTGATTTTGAATGCTGAAATGGACCATTACCAGGAAATCTTTACTCGTGCTGCTAGTCGACATGACCGGGTCTTAACTTATGGCCGGACCAAAATGACCCCAGTAAATGATCAGCAACCATTAGTGACCTTTACGAGTCAAGAGTCTGCTCTGCATGAATCGCATTTCACAGTCGCAGCTGGTCCGATGGTTCCTGATTTACAAGTGATTAGTGGTGGTTACCGTTTAAACCTTCCCGGTGACTTTAATGAGGAAAACGCCGTGGCAGCGCTCATGATGGTGGGTCTAGCTGGAACTGACCACGGCTCGATGGTAAAGGGATTGGATGAAGTCACGATTCCAGGGCGGATGCTTTCATTAAAGTTGCCTGGTCACGGTGTGGCCTTTGTCGATTACGCCCACAACTATGTTTCATTACTGTCGCTTTTGGCCTTTGCCAAGGCGCAGTCCCCAGACGGACAAGTCATTGTGGTTTTGGGTGCACCAGGAAATAAGGGCGTTTCCCGCCGAGCTGATTTTGCCAAAGTCTTGTCACAAAAGGCAGACCAGGTCTTTTTGACAGCTGATGATCCCCAATACGAGAACCCGCTGACAATTGCTAAGACGATTGCTGATGGTATTAAAAATGATCATGTCCGAGTTCATTTTGAGATGGACCGGATTACTGCCATTCATCGGGCGATTGATTTGTCCGGTGAAAATGACTTGGTTGTAGTGGCCGGTAAGGGTGAGGACCCTTACCAAAAGGTTGGCGGCGTTGACACACCATATATCGGTGATTATGCCGCTGTGAAGGAGTGTCAGCGGGCGCTTTTGTCAGGTCAAAAATTACTTGTGGAGGATTAG
- a CDS encoding tRNA dihydrouridine synthase translates to MTTAKSAFWQQVVDEAKDENGNKRPFFSMAPMEAVTDTIFRRVVAKAGGPDVYYTEFTNAASMVHPEAKFSVQGRLAVAPGEQMPIAQIWGSKPEVIAEAAKLLPEMGYQAVDLNMGCPDGTVIKNDAGSDLIRHPDRAKALIAAAKESGLPVSVKTRLGFYKVEEYHDWLTMIFEQDIQVLTIHLRTRKEMSKVDAHFELIDDIIAMRDRLAPQTLLQINGDVKDYEHGLALATAHPGIDGVMIGRGVLNDPYAFEPGHQEHTLSESIALLELQLDLFDEVNQTVSTKNFEALKRYFKIYLRGFPHASQLRQLLMETHATDQVRALLAEHVGDLLQTPAR, encoded by the coding sequence ATGACAACTGCTAAGAGTGCATTTTGGCAACAGGTTGTGGATGAAGCCAAAGATGAAAACGGAAATAAACGCCCATTCTTCTCAATGGCACCAATGGAAGCGGTCACCGATACGATTTTTCGTCGTGTGGTGGCAAAAGCTGGTGGGCCGGATGTGTATTATACGGAGTTCACGAATGCGGCTTCCATGGTTCATCCCGAAGCCAAGTTTTCGGTGCAGGGTCGCCTAGCGGTTGCGCCGGGTGAACAAATGCCAATTGCTCAAATCTGGGGGTCAAAGCCGGAAGTGATTGCCGAAGCGGCGAAGTTGCTTCCTGAAATGGGCTACCAGGCCGTTGATTTGAATATGGGTTGCCCAGATGGCACGGTGATCAAGAACGATGCTGGGTCTGATTTGATCCGTCATCCAGACCGAGCCAAGGCATTAATTGCTGCAGCCAAGGAAAGTGGTTTGCCCGTATCTGTAAAGACCCGATTGGGCTTTTATAAGGTCGAGGAGTACCACGACTGGTTGACGATGATTTTTGAACAGGACATTCAAGTTCTGACGATTCATTTGCGAACTCGCAAGGAAATGTCCAAGGTTGATGCTCACTTCGAGTTGATTGACGACATTATTGCCATGCGTGATCGGTTGGCACCTCAGACACTCCTTCAAATCAATGGGGATGTCAAGGACTACGAGCACGGGCTGGCTTTGGCTACCGCACACCCAGGGATTGATGGGGTGATGATTGGCCGTGGTGTCCTAAATGATCCATACGCCTTTGAACCAGGTCACCAAGAACACACTTTATCAGAGTCAATCGCTCTTTTGGAACTGCAGTTGGACCTGTTTGATGAAGTGAACCAGACGGTTTCTACCAAGAATTTTGAAGCATTGAAGCGTTACTTTAAGATTTATTTGAGGGGCTTCCCGCATGCTTCCCAGCTACGACAATTGCTGATGGAAACCCATGCAACTGACCAAGTTCGGGCTTTATTGGCGGAACACGTTGGTGATCTTTTGCAGACGCCTGCACGCTAA
- a CDS encoding biotin transporter BioY: MTPKSRLQDLTKGAVFVALLIVFAMIPGIPLGFLPVPIVLQNLAVMLVVLILGPKRGTMVMAVFFLLAAVGLPVLSGGRGGLAVLTGPTAGYIWAWLLLPSVYWLLNRWVFGHRNLAQPAWWQSVILLIIVDLILNFGLGAAWLHFNQGLGFWSVYWANMVFVPGDLLKIALAVFLDQALWRASQH; the protein is encoded by the coding sequence ATGACACCAAAATCACGTTTACAAGATTTAACGAAAGGTGCTGTCTTTGTTGCGCTATTAATTGTGTTTGCTATGATTCCAGGAATTCCGTTGGGCTTCTTGCCAGTACCGATCGTACTGCAAAACCTAGCTGTTATGCTGGTGGTCCTTATCTTAGGGCCAAAACGAGGAACGATGGTAATGGCCGTTTTCTTTCTTTTAGCAGCGGTCGGCTTGCCTGTTCTTTCTGGTGGTCGCGGTGGTTTAGCTGTTTTGACTGGTCCAACAGCTGGTTATATCTGGGCTTGGCTCCTTTTACCGTCAGTTTATTGGCTGTTGAATCGCTGGGTTTTTGGCCATCGAAACTTAGCTCAACCGGCTTGGTGGCAGAGTGTTATCCTGCTGATTATCGTTGATTTGATCTTGAACTTTGGCTTGGGAGCGGCTTGGCTACATTTTAACCAGGGCCTTGGCTTCTGGTCAGTTTACTGGGCAAATATGGTCTTTGTACCTGGTGATTTACTTAAAATTGCTTTAGCAGTCTTTTTGGATCAGGCCCTTTGGCGGGCGAGCCAGCATTAA
- a CDS encoding cation:proton antiporter has translation MTVWTFGLILFGALAMSWLAERLRLPTVVGQIGAGIILGPAGLRLLSTDHSLATWAEVGVLFLMFLAGIESDLGLLKRHARQAGAVALAGVVTPFVVFLVLGLTLGMTDEKSLFWSVLFSATSVSITAQILTEYHQVQSDAGATILGAAVLDDILAILMWTVYQTAFGIGEETKRPLWFTIVLMVMFLLGLVAVLLYVLPKILPAISRLSLPGAVLTFALVIVLLSATMSETIGFSAAIVAFVVGVLFSRQKSAASIEHGVTLIGQTVFIPIFFVNIGLKVTLVGQLVNLPLIAILTIFAILTKFFGAYFGARLVKVAVFDARVVGVGMVSRGEMAIVIADLALSAHVLSSGHYAMLTLVILLTTIFTPIALKPLLRK, from the coding sequence ATGACGGTTTGGACATTTGGATTGATTTTGTTTGGGGCTTTAGCAATGTCTTGGTTAGCGGAACGCTTGCGCCTGCCAACGGTTGTCGGTCAAATTGGGGCAGGGATTATTTTAGGACCAGCTGGTTTGCGCTTGTTGTCTACTGATCATAGCCTGGCCACGTGGGCAGAGGTCGGCGTTTTGTTCTTGATGTTTCTGGCCGGAATCGAATCTGATTTGGGATTATTAAAGCGCCATGCCCGGCAGGCTGGAGCAGTGGCTCTAGCTGGAGTGGTAACACCTTTTGTGGTCTTTTTAGTATTGGGACTGACCTTGGGGATGACTGATGAGAAATCTCTTTTTTGGTCGGTATTATTTTCGGCGACGTCCGTTTCGATTACGGCGCAAATTTTGACTGAGTACCATCAGGTTCAATCAGACGCCGGGGCAACTATCCTGGGTGCGGCCGTTTTAGATGACATTTTGGCGATTCTGATGTGGACAGTTTATCAGACGGCTTTTGGCATTGGTGAGGAAACCAAGCGCCCATTGTGGTTTACGATTGTATTGATGGTCATGTTTTTACTTGGCCTAGTAGCAGTTTTGCTTTACGTACTGCCTAAAATCTTGCCAGCAATTAGTCGCTTGTCGCTGCCGGGAGCTGTTTTGACCTTTGCTTTGGTCATTGTTTTACTAAGTGCAACCATGTCAGAAACAATTGGCTTTTCGGCTGCCATTGTGGCTTTTGTTGTCGGTGTGCTTTTTTCTCGGCAAAAATCAGCTGCGTCGATTGAACATGGTGTCACTTTAATCGGGCAAACGGTCTTTATTCCGATATTCTTTGTTAATATCGGTTTAAAAGTCACACTGGTCGGCCAGTTAGTGAATCTGCCATTGATTGCGATTTTGACCATCTTTGCGATTTTGACGAAGTTTTTTGGGGCTTACTTTGGGGCTCGGCTGGTTAAGGTGGCAGTTTTCGATGCCCGGGTTGTTGGTGTTGGAATGGTGTCGCGTGGTGAGATGGCCATTGTGATTGCTGATTTGGCGCTGTCAGCTCATGTCTTGAGCTCGGGTCACTATGCCATGTTAACCCTGGTGATTCTGTTAACGACAATTTTTACACCAATTGCCTTAAAACCTTTATTAAGAAAATAA
- the argS gene encoding arginine--tRNA ligase, with protein sequence MATNQAVTSALQAVLPDMTAEEIANKVEAPKDTKMGDLAFPTFTLAKVLKKAPQQIAADLVEQIDQSGFEKVVATGPYINFFLDKQAMTQETLTAVLTAGDQYGKNNRGQGQNITLDMSSPNIAKPMSMGHLRSTVIGNALANLAEENGYQPVKINHLGDWGTQFGKLIYAYKTWGSEEEVKADPIATLLKYYVEFHDKAKEDPSLDDEGRAWFKKLEDGDPEAKRLWAWFREESLKEFTEIYDRLGIEFDSFNGEAFYNDKMDKVVEMLEEKNLLQESQGAQIVDLSPINENLTPAMIKRTDGATLYMTRDLAAAIYRKETYDFAKSLYVVGGEQREHFVQLKAVLTLLGLPWADDVEHISFGLITFNGKKMSTRKGDVVLLKDVLDDAHELALSQINEKNPDLANKDQVAEEVGAGAVVFHDLMNDRTNNFDFNLGEVVRFEGDTGPYVQYTNARAQSILRKAGVAVNEGQISLDDSQTWDIVTTLANFPATVVRAFDHREPSVIAKYALTLARSFNKYYANSKILAEDENLNGRLALVKAVSTTLTIALSILGVQAPKEM encoded by the coding sequence ATGGCAACAAATCAAGCAGTGACTTCCGCCTTACAGGCGGTCCTACCTGACATGACAGCTGAAGAAATCGCAAACAAGGTCGAAGCGCCTAAGGACACCAAGATGGGTGACTTGGCTTTTCCAACCTTTACTTTGGCAAAGGTTTTAAAGAAAGCCCCACAACAAATTGCGGCTGACCTCGTTGAACAAATCGACCAAAGTGGTTTTGAAAAGGTTGTCGCAACTGGCCCTTACATCAACTTTTTCTTGGACAAGCAGGCGATGACACAAGAAACATTGACCGCTGTTTTGACTGCTGGTGACCAGTATGGTAAAAACAACCGTGGTCAAGGACAAAATATTACTTTGGATATGTCCTCTCCAAACATTGCTAAGCCAATGTCAATGGGGCACCTGCGGTCGACAGTGATTGGAAATGCTTTGGCGAACTTAGCTGAAGAAAACGGCTATCAACCGGTTAAAATCAACCACCTTGGTGACTGGGGCACCCAGTTTGGTAAGCTGATTTATGCTTATAAGACTTGGGGATCTGAGGAGGAGGTCAAGGCCGATCCAATTGCCACTCTTCTGAAGTATTATGTGGAATTTCACGATAAAGCGAAGGAAGATCCATCATTGGACGATGAAGGCCGTGCTTGGTTTAAGAAGCTTGAAGATGGTGACCCAGAGGCTAAGCGCCTTTGGGCCTGGTTCCGTGAAGAATCATTGAAGGAATTTACAGAAATTTATGATCGTTTGGGCATTGAATTTGATTCCTTTAATGGGGAAGCTTTCTACAACGACAAGATGGATAAAGTCGTTGAAATGTTGGAAGAAAAGAACCTGCTGCAGGAATCACAGGGTGCACAAATTGTTGACTTGTCACCAATTAATGAAAATTTGACACCAGCGATGATTAAGCGAACTGATGGTGCCACTTTGTACATGACCCGTGATTTGGCAGCAGCCATTTATCGTAAGGAAACTTATGATTTTGCGAAGTCTTTGTACGTTGTTGGTGGCGAACAGCGTGAGCATTTTGTGCAATTAAAGGCTGTTTTGACTTTGCTTGGCTTACCATGGGCGGATGATGTTGAACACATTTCCTTTGGTTTGATTACCTTTAACGGTAAGAAGATGTCAACTCGTAAGGGTGATGTTGTCTTGTTGAAGGATGTTTTGGATGACGCTCACGAGCTTGCCCTTTCACAAATCAATGAAAAGAACCCTGATTTGGCCAACAAAGACCAGGTGGCCGAAGAAGTCGGCGCTGGAGCGGTGGTCTTCCACGATTTGATGAATGACCGGACCAATAACTTTGACTTTAACCTTGGTGAAGTTGTTCGATTTGAAGGGGATACCGGACCATACGTGCAATATACGAATGCACGGGCCCAATCAATTCTCCGGAAGGCAGGCGTTGCGGTTAACGAAGGACAAATCAGTCTGGATGATTCACAAACGTGGGATATTGTGACGACCTTGGCAAACTTTCCTGCTACTGTTGTGCGTGCCTTTGACCACCGTGAACCGTCAGTAATTGCTAAATATGCATTAACGTTGGCTCGTTCGTTCAATAAGTATTATGCTAATTCTAAGATTTTGGCAGAAGACGAAAACTTGAATGGTCGCCTCGCTTTGGTTAAGGCCGTCTCCACGACTTTGACAATTGCGCTCTCAATCCTTGGTGTGCAGGCACCAAAGGAAATGTAA
- a CDS encoding biotin--[acetyl-CoA-carboxylase] ligase: MEKQERSTKDRVLAILLTQPGVYFSGDSLAQVLNLSRESIWKAVRSLKVDGHQIASRKKAGYAYLSSRQVDPLVLKQWLHLLDSDLAENQQPKVRVFEQIDSTQAYAKDLVAKQPLTKPTLLVAREQSGGYGRQGRAFYSPKDRGLYVSLVMPVAVGTRLAPSLLTTSAAVALVQGLQVFFPAAPFQLKWVNDLILHRRKIGGVITEGIFDFESQQYSAVILGFAINLMPGAFPDGLESKAGTVLTNDANNLDLNSVLAQLVVNLLKMATTYQDGAYLPAYRERSLLIGHTITVKVGTDEKTGIVTGISDQGGLMMTENATGQQETLYAGEVTKVKLLENLNL, encoded by the coding sequence ATGGAGAAACAAGAACGCAGTACCAAAGACCGGGTTTTAGCTATTTTATTAACGCAGCCAGGTGTTTATTTTTCCGGGGATAGCTTGGCACAGGTATTGAATTTATCGCGTGAATCGATTTGGAAAGCGGTCCGGTCGTTAAAGGTTGATGGTCATCAAATTGCGAGTCGTAAGAAGGCTGGTTATGCCTATTTAAGCAGTCGGCAGGTTGATCCTCTTGTGTTAAAGCAGTGGTTGCATCTTTTGGATTCTGATTTGGCTGAAAATCAGCAGCCAAAAGTCCGGGTTTTTGAACAAATTGATTCGACCCAGGCTTATGCAAAGGATCTGGTTGCCAAACAGCCGTTGACAAAGCCAACCTTGTTGGTTGCCCGAGAGCAAAGTGGTGGCTATGGTCGCCAGGGCCGGGCATTTTATTCGCCAAAAGATCGGGGGCTATATGTTTCGTTAGTCATGCCTGTAGCTGTTGGCACACGATTAGCACCTAGTCTTTTAACGACCTCAGCTGCTGTTGCTTTAGTTCAGGGGCTGCAAGTTTTTTTTCCAGCAGCTCCTTTTCAATTGAAATGGGTCAATGACCTGATTTTACACCGACGTAAAATTGGTGGTGTGATTACGGAGGGGATTTTTGACTTTGAGAGCCAGCAGTATTCAGCTGTGATTCTCGGCTTTGCCATTAACCTAATGCCAGGGGCCTTCCCTGATGGACTCGAGTCCAAGGCAGGAACTGTGCTGACAAATGATGCAAATAATTTGGACTTAAATTCGGTTTTGGCTCAATTGGTTGTCAACCTCTTAAAAATGGCGACAACCTACCAAGATGGTGCCTATCTGCCAGCGTATCGAGAGCGTTCTTTGTTGATTGGTCACACGATAACTGTTAAGGTTGGTACAGATGAAAAAACAGGGATAGTGACCGGTATTAGTGACCAGGGTGGCTTAATGATGACCGAGAATGCTACGGGTCAACAAGAGACGCTGTATGCAGGTGAAGTGACCAAGGTTAAGCTGCTGGAAAACTTGAATTTGTAG